The genomic stretch CCAAGGCTGGATGCTTTGGCATGGTCTTCTGTTACATGCTCAAGACGAGATAGCACTAATTCACCGCCAATATTTAACTCCTGTAGTTCCCCAATAGTACTACAACCAGAACTAGAACCCACCACAAAATATGTTAGAGTCTGTAGAGAAGTGAGTTGCCCGAGGTCTGGAGGCATGCACTCCAGTGATCTGCATCCATTAGTATAGAGGTGACAGAGATTTGTCATATACTTCATATCCTTTGGAAGTCGAACAAGACACTTGCAATTAGAAAGGTTAAGAGTCTGTAGATGATACAGTATGCTTATTTCCTTCGGAAGATCTTTCATATACCAGTTATTTGAGAGATCAAGATATCTCATGTGCATTAAGTGCCTTGGTTGTAGTGGAAACTTTCTCAATGTATATTTCAGTGCTCGTAGCGACAAGTGTGGTGCTGAGCCAAAAGTGGACTTATCAGTATACAACAGTGTCTGGAGAGCTGGAGAATGTTTCTTCACATAATCATCCAAAAGAGCTCTGATGTTACTATATGATACGAACAGGTGACGAGTAGGGCCTGCCGACAACAACTCCTCCTTATTAGTCCCATAACCAATAGTAACACAATCTTTTCCCATGACAGATAAGGCAATGTCATGCATAAGATCGTGTATGTTGCATACTGTTCTACTAGAACGGAGCTGCCACTTTTCTCTTTGAGGTTTTCGCTTGACATCTTGAAAGAATGACCTCCAAGTTAGCTCCTCAAAAATTTCTCTGCCCGCCTTTTCAAGGTTGTCGCCTTCCTTCAGCTGTATGAAATCATGTGCCATCCATAGCTGGATTAAAATTTCCACATCAATATCATAATCTTTGGGAAATACAGCACAAAAAGCAAAGCATTGTTTCATGTGTGGTGGCAAGTCATCGTAGCTGAGCTTGAGTATAGGTAAAATTCCTCTCTTCTCATTGCAAGTGTTGCTTCTGGTCAGTACATCTGTCCATTCTTTCATGCTAGTCTTGTTGCTCAACAGAGATCCGAAGGCTTTGGAAGCTAAAGGAGAGCCGCCACATCTGTTGAGAATCTTTTCAACCACGTCGCTTAGCTCAGGAGCGTTTGGCTTCTGCAAACAGAATGCTCTATTCTCAAATATTTCCTTCAGAAATACTTTATGTAGCTCTCCGAGATTATGGCTATCATCAATACACGTTTTCATAATTTCAGCTACTTTTGTTTTACGGGTGGTCGTCACTACTACACTCCCCTTGCCACCGTGCTTCAGGCAGGTCTTGAGTTTTTCCCACTTATCAGCATCTTCATTCCAGACATCATCCAACACAATAAGGTATCTCTTCCCACTTACTTCCTTTTGAAGGTCCTGCAATGCCTTTTCACGATTGTTCTCATTGGTCTGACAGATGCTGCTTGCAATCTTAGCAACATCAAAATCATCTGACACACAACACCACCTCTGGAGCTGGAAATACTCCTTGATTTCAGGGTCATTGTAGAGAAGCTGAGCAAAGGTGGTCTTGCCCAGCCCACCCATTCCAACAATGGGAAGGACAGTGAGATCTCTGTCGCTAGCTCGATCAATCAATATATTCAcgatcttcttcttctcttcattTCTGGACCTGCTGACAATATCCTTCTCGGAGTCCATGATTATAGAATCTGTGATACGCCACTGCTTGGATGGTGGTGCTTGCAGCTGGTTTCTGAATCCAAAGGCATTCATCTCTATGACAAGGAGCTCGATGAGGTGCACAATCCTGCACAGCTTCTTGCCCATTCTGTACCGAAATACAATGGGGTTATGAACAGGAAAGAGGCTTACGATATCAAAGCCAAGCTTCCTGTAGTGCCCCTTCGCCTTGGCGTCACGCCGGAGCGCCTCGTACTTGAACTCGTCGAAGACATCATTCGCCTCGTAGGCCACCTTCTTGAGCGCTTCGAGCCAAGCAGTCACTCCAGGTCGGTGAGCTCCTTTCTCCTCCGCATCTTCGATGATGTCCAAGATGGCCAGAAGCTTGCGCTCCAGGATCTCACGCTGCTCCTCCATGCCGTCCATCACCTTGTACTGCTTCAGGAGGTAGTTGGACGCCTTCCCCATCAACATGGAGACCAGAGGCCTGATTACAAACTCAGCCATTCGTGCTCTCACTGCTCCCAGCTCACaagaacacactcaacagacaggGAAACCGCAAGCTAGTGCATCACAGCAGAGAAATGGTCTCTGGTTGCGCGGTTCAGGCCAACTGGGTAGCGTGTGGAAGAAGGCGCACGGGAGTCCCAGCCGACGACTTCGACGCAGAAGAAACCGAAACCGAAGCAGACATTTTGTGGTTGTGAGTTAACCTTTTTTGAGTGGAGAGCGTAAGTTATCTGCACAAGATACCGAAACTGGCACCGAAAAcaagattttttgatttttttttgtaaggTATTACTGGTATATCCTCAAAAATAGAAAAAGTAACTGAATGTGAGTAATGAAAACGAGAGAAAACAACATGAGATCAAAAAAAATACTTTCAAGGGAATCCCACCGGTGCCCCCAAATGGAGGCTGGCTACTGGgcttagagcaactctagcagacaCCGCCAGTGGCAGAGCCAGAAATGGAGCAAGCCCGGAACCAAAAACTAAGGGGAAAAACTACTAGAAAAGACTCTTGTAATAGCGCAGAAAATTTGGTACGATAGCAAGCATGGCTACATATTTTTAGATCCATTGTTGACTCTTCAATAACATACATGACAAATTACTAAAAAAACTTGAAATAGTGGAACGGGATACAAAAGATGGTACCAAGTGACTAGTTTTGTGAGTTCATGACTCCCATGAAGTTCACTTTGGGGAGTTGATTCAGTTCGAGTAGCATTTTCACTTTGATGAGCTTCTTCCGTTTGAGGAATTTCCTCAGATTAAGGATTTGTTGATGCTGTTGAGATCAATTGGAAATATATCTTCATCTTCTATTCCTAAACATGAAATCAATTACAAACAATTGTTAAACCACATGTATTCATCCTAAATCCCAATCCCTGTCTATTTCTAAAACAAATATTACCGAGTTGAAAGGAGCGCCGGAGATCAATGAACAACAGTAGGTCATGTGGCCATgaaaacgggggggggggggcggaggcGGGGGGGGGGAGAGACGGTGCGGCGGCGGCCACGCAGGCAGGGGCAGCGGCAAGCCGTCCACCGTGGGCGTGGCGCCAGTTGAGGCAGTACCGATACTGGTATTTTTTTCTACAAATTACTACCAGTTCTAAGGCGTGGTGTCACAGATTGCTCTAATTTTCATTTCATGGCATTTTAACACAGTCCG from Lolium rigidum isolate FL_2022 chromosome 4, APGP_CSIRO_Lrig_0.1, whole genome shotgun sequence encodes the following:
- the LOC124707946 gene encoding putative disease resistance protein RGA1; this encodes MAEFVIRPLVSMLMGKASNYLLKQYKVMDGMEEQREILERKLLAILDIIEDAEEKGAHRPGVTAWLEALKKVAYEANDVFDEFKYEALRRDAKAKGHYRKLGFDIVSLFPVHNPIVFRYRMGKKLCRIVHLIELLVIEMNAFGFRNQLQAPPSKQWRITDSIIMDSEKDIVSRSRNEEKKKIVNILIDRASDRDLTVLPIVGMGGLGKTTFAQLLYNDPEIKEYFQLQRWCCVSDDFDVAKIASSICQTNENNREKALQDLQKEVSGKRYLIVLDDVWNEDADKWEKLKTCLKHGGKGSVVVTTTRKTKVAEIMKTCIDDSHNLGELHKVFLKEIFENRAFCLQKPNAPELSDVVEKILNRCGGSPLASKAFGSLLSNKTSMKEWTDVLTRSNTCNEKRGILPILKLSYDDLPPHMKQCFAFCAVFPKDYDIDVEILIQLWMAHDFIQLKEGDNLEKAGREIFEELTWRSFFQDVKRKPQREKWQLRSSRTVCNIHDLMHDIALSVMGKDCVTIGYGTNKEELLSAGPTRHLFVSYSNIRALLDDYVKKHSPALQTLLYTDKSTFGSAPHLSLRALKYTLRKFPLQPRHLMHMRYLDLSNNWYMKDLPKEISILYHLQTLNLSNCKCLVRLPKDMKYMTNLCHLYTNGCRSLECMPPDLGQLTSLQTLTYFVVGSSSGCSTIGELQELNIGGELVLSRLEHVTEDHAKASSLGNKENLTHLSLEWSDENSEELDQQRNVLDALKPHAGLQFLKIHSYRGTGFPSWVTSLTSLQHLTELHLDGCTMCEEFLQFGQVKALKVLVLRNLSKLQSLCSHDSSAAFSALKDLTLENLEILERWVAIDGEELIFPLLENVRIKNCPKLTTLPEAPKLKVMQLIEDKAHLSLSVFRSRCMSYLSELFLCIRDTEATPAPMLDQDHEVCISTMQLIDCSLLFSSNPLQQTVGVWKWFHQLVDLTIIGCHMLICWPEEEFRSLVSLKKLSVALCSELIGPTKVKGNCTRGRDQLLSNLKELEISSCESLTELFVLPPSLTCITISFCDSLEFILGLQHFDTAASSENSDDLTTTSMPEQSASPRINHFPCLVSLDIFGCPKLRLVSAQLDALLRLSFMKCSALESLDYLGDLPSLESLLLANCKHLTSLPGSLGNYSALQKLTVRYCPAINMKPIYGHLQHRLNSLEYKDISHVCSRDPDEGNFNFHLVSLFFSLYILLQLYNLWSAV